Proteins encoded together in one Anaerotignum faecicola window:
- the whiA gene encoding DNA-binding protein WhiA has translation MSFSSNVKSELSHHFGEGRHCDIAEIAAIVNMCGYISQNEDNFCIKIQTENVAVARKCFTLLKKTFNIDCKILVRRNSQLKKNRIYILTVESKNGEAKKILLSTGLLKSVEGEYEICNRIYPLVVSSTCCKRAYIRGAFLAAGSVSDPEKTYHLEFVCSTLEYSGELKDLINSFGMEAKIVKRKEHYIVYLKEGEQIVDLLNIMEAHVALLEMENVRIIKDMRNNVNRKVNCETANLNKTIAAAVKQIEDIEFIRDNFGLSYLPKPLEEMAMARMNFPDATLKELGQMMEPAVGKSGVNHRLRKISEMAEFLREDMVSGNG, from the coding sequence TTGTCGTTTTCGTCTAATGTTAAAAGTGAGTTATCGCATCATTTTGGGGAAGGGCGTCACTGCGACATAGCTGAAATTGCCGCTATTGTAAATATGTGTGGGTATATCAGCCAAAATGAAGATAATTTTTGTATAAAAATTCAGACTGAAAATGTTGCAGTTGCTAGAAAGTGCTTTACATTATTGAAAAAAACTTTTAATATAGACTGTAAGATACTGGTCAGGAGGAATAGTCAGCTAAAGAAAAACAGGATTTATATTCTTACTGTTGAAAGTAAAAACGGGGAAGCAAAAAAAATACTGCTTTCAACGGGACTATTGAAAAGCGTTGAAGGGGAATATGAAATCTGCAACCGTATTTATCCTCTTGTGGTGAGCAGTACCTGTTGCAAAAGGGCTTATATAAGGGGAGCTTTTTTAGCAGCCGGAAGCGTCAGCGACCCGGAGAAAACATATCATTTGGAGTTTGTCTGTTCTACTTTGGAATACAGCGGGGAATTAAAAGACTTAATAAATTCTTTTGGTATGGAAGCTAAAATAGTTAAGCGTAAGGAACACTATATTGTTTACCTTAAAGAAGGCGAACAGATTGTTGATTTGCTTAATATTATGGAAGCCCATGTTGCTTTACTGGAAATGGAAAACGTGCGCATTATAAAGGATATGCGTAATAATGTTAACCGTAAGGTTAACTGCGAAACAGCCAACCTTAATAAAACTATAGCCGCCGCTGTAAAGCAGATTGAGGATATAGAATTTATAAGGGATAACTTCGGATTGAGTTATCTACCGAAGCCTTTGGAGGAAATGGCCATGGCGCGCATGAATTTTCCTGACGCAACATTGAAAGAACTGGGACAGATGATGGAGCCGGCAGTTGGGAAGTCGGGAGTGAACCATAGGCTTAGGAAGATAAGCGAGATGGCAGAATTTTTAAGAGAGGATATGGTATCTGGAAATGGCTAA
- the rapZ gene encoding RNase adapter RapZ, with protein MKFVIVTGMSGAGKTTVLKFLEDINYFCADNLPPALLLKFAELFEQGSEIDKVALGIDIRGGRLFKDLFHGLSQLTENGYDYDILFLDASDESLIKRFKETRRSHPLSKTGSIAEGIQKERETLKDVKKRADYIIDTSNILTRELKEKINSIFVLNEKFESLIITVCSFGFKYGIPIDSDLVFDVRFLPNPFYIQELKEFTGNDECVSSYVMGFEESRIFLDKLTDMVEFLIPQYIKEGKNRLVISIGCTGGKHRSVTLANELYKALSNEKHSVRLKHNDIEKDTRHKK; from the coding sequence ATGAAATTTGTTATTGTAACGGGAATGTCGGGGGCAGGAAAAACTACAGTGCTTAAATTTTTGGAGGATATAAACTATTTTTGCGCCGATAACCTGCCGCCGGCGCTCCTTTTAAAATTCGCCGAGCTGTTTGAACAGGGAAGCGAAATAGATAAAGTTGCCTTAGGTATAGATATTCGCGGCGGAAGGCTTTTTAAAGATCTTTTCCACGGACTTTCGCAGCTTACGGAAAACGGATACGATTACGACATACTTTTTCTTGACGCGTCGGACGAATCGCTTATTAAACGATTTAAAGAAACAAGGCGCAGCCATCCGCTTTCAAAAACAGGTTCTATTGCAGAGGGTATACAAAAAGAACGCGAAACGCTGAAAGACGTAAAAAAACGGGCTGACTATATAATTGACACAAGCAATATACTTACAAGGGAACTTAAAGAAAAAATAAATTCAATATTTGTATTGAACGAAAAATTTGAAAGCCTTATAATAACAGTCTGCTCATTCGGCTTTAAATACGGCATACCTATAGATTCGGATCTTGTATTTGACGTAAGGTTTTTGCCAAACCCGTTTTATATACAGGAACTTAAAGAGTTTACCGGAAATGACGAATGTGTCAGTTCGTATGTAATGGGATTTGAGGAAAGCCGTATATTTTTGGACAAGCTTACCGATATGGTTGAATTTTTAATACCTCAGTATATAAAAGAGGGCAAGAACAGGCTTGTTATCAGCATAGGATGCACAGGGGGCAAACACCGTTCGGTAACGCTTGCCAATGAGCTTTATAAAGCTTTAAGCAATGAAAAACACAGTGTACGCCTTAAACATAACGATATCGAAAAAGATACAAGGCATAAGAAGTAA
- the murB gene encoding UDP-N-acetylmuramate dehydrogenase, whose translation MVLEKLKEIAGERNVKTNENMNVHCTFKTGGKAEIFIEPENAFQLSETIKILKEYGIPFAVIGNGSNILIGDKGIKGAVIHIGNYFSDIKIDGNLMEIGAGASLSQAAQAAAENCLKGFEFAAGIPGSFGGAVYMNAGAYGGEIKDIFCSACILSKNGEFTELNADDMEFGYRESAVSKNGHIILSGKVKLEYGSKEEIRALMADFNQRRRDKQPLNFASAGSTFKRPEGHFAGKLIEDSGLKGYAVGGAMVSDKHAGFVVNTGNATTADILAVIGHCKKTVKEKFGVELETEIKFLGEQ comes from the coding sequence TTGGTATTGGAAAAATTAAAGGAGATTGCCGGTGAAAGAAATGTAAAAACCAATGAAAATATGAACGTTCACTGCACATTTAAAACAGGCGGAAAAGCCGAAATTTTTATCGAACCTGAAAATGCTTTTCAGCTTTCGGAAACAATCAAGATACTGAAGGAATATGGAATACCTTTTGCGGTTATAGGCAACGGCTCCAATATTCTTATTGGCGACAAAGGTATAAAAGGCGCTGTTATTCATATAGGGAATTATTTTTCCGATATAAAAATAGATGGAAATTTAATGGAAATAGGAGCGGGCGCATCGCTTTCTCAGGCGGCGCAGGCGGCGGCCGAAAACTGCCTTAAAGGGTTTGAATTTGCAGCCGGGATTCCCGGCAGTTTCGGCGGGGCCGTATATATGAATGCAGGGGCATACGGCGGCGAGATAAAAGATATTTTTTGCAGCGCATGCATATTATCAAAAAACGGGGAATTTACGGAGCTGAATGCAGACGATATGGAATTCGGATATAGAGAAAGCGCAGTTTCTAAAAACGGCCATATAATTTTGAGTGGAAAGGTAAAGCTTGAATATGGCAGCAAAGAAGAAATAAGGGCGCTTATGGCTGATTTTAACCAAAGAAGGAGAGATAAACAGCCGTTAAATTTTGCAAGTGCCGGGAGCACATTCAAAAGGCCGGAAGGGCATTTTGCCGGAAAGCTTATTGAAGACAGCGGCCTTAAAGGATACGCTGTCGGAGGGGCAATGGTTTCGGATAAACACGCGGGATTTGTAGTTAATACGGGTAATGCTACGACAGCCGACATACTTGCGGTTATCGGCCACTGCAAAAAAACTGTGAAAGAAAAGTTCGGGGTTGAACTTGAAACGGAGATAAAATTTTTAGGCGAACAATAG
- a CDS encoding N-acetylmuramoyl-L-alanine amidase family protein, whose amino-acid sequence MLKNKLKKLVFAGLTAIMIVTACTFSYASNVNMNLVYDGKSHKYSAEEVKIKVNGEEISNLDMPAVVLNDRTLVPARAVFEKLGGDVQWNANTQEVYIVKDSNVVVLKINSDTGHANGVDFKMDTPAKIINDRTMIPIRAAAEAVGCTVGWDNVSRTVSVNDKNYSETPSTDPSGNNGENGPDENNPSNGNNSNGNSSSGNNNNPPSGSSNTVTGGTGVSGSTISVSSITTPQSQTSEQVFTINASGQIEKFESFLLDKEKIVVDIYNADMAISNSNITSTNSSIVKSIRSAQNQTEPNRITRVVFDLNSAVGYSVTMGSNKNSIIISFDKNEITNITTDTNGNKDIIRIYGKSAPAITASKAVLPFRLNIEIPNSTSSLSSEYEADDLNYVENITTQHSGNSTSVKVEVSRDIEYTVNQFDTYTEITIEKSTVENAVYDPGSNTLILENKDGLTESNFSFTDDYRNGKYIITLDGNYQSTYGYGNIAGGDSYVSGITLANNGDGKTQFTVNENSLIAHRIKVSDDEIRIQFTSPRSIYDKVVVLDPGHGGTDPGTSGNGLTEKDINLDIALKVYRLLENDSSIKVYITRIDDSYPTNVSRAKMGNQAADLFVSIHQNAATAETPHGTEVLYNNHNNEPAGNLTSKIAAQFMQNYVVSALGTESRGIKERPDLIVLNQTTVPAILIETCFLSNAGDAQIISDEANRQKVAEAIYSAIVDMLNQYNYR is encoded by the coding sequence ATGCTTAAAAACAAACTAAAAAAACTTGTATTTGCAGGCCTAACGGCCATTATGATTGTCACGGCCTGCACTTTTTCATACGCGTCAAACGTTAATATGAATCTTGTTTATGATGGCAAAAGCCATAAATATTCAGCCGAGGAAGTAAAAATCAAGGTTAACGGCGAGGAAATTTCAAACCTTGATATGCCGGCTGTAGTTTTAAATGACAGAACCCTTGTACCCGCGCGCGCCGTGTTTGAAAAATTAGGCGGAGACGTCCAATGGAATGCCAATACGCAGGAAGTGTATATAGTTAAGGATTCGAATGTCGTCGTGCTTAAAATTAACAGCGACACAGGCCATGCCAACGGCGTAGATTTCAAAATGGATACCCCCGCTAAAATTATAAACGACAGGACTATGATACCAATAAGGGCGGCAGCGGAGGCTGTCGGATGTACCGTAGGCTGGGATAACGTTTCAAGGACTGTATCCGTAAATGATAAAAATTACAGCGAAACGCCTTCGACAGACCCTTCAGGTAATAACGGAGAAAACGGTCCGGATGAAAACAATCCTTCCAACGGCAATAATTCAAACGGAAACAGCTCGTCAGGGAACAATAATAATCCTCCGAGCGGTTCGTCAAATACCGTTACGGGCGGTACCGGGGTTTCCGGCAGCACAATTTCAGTTTCAAGCATAACCACGCCGCAGAGCCAAACGTCGGAGCAGGTTTTCACAATAAACGCAAGCGGCCAAATCGAAAAATTTGAAAGTTTCCTGCTTGACAAAGAAAAAATTGTAGTTGATATATATAACGCCGACATGGCAATATCAAATTCTAATATAACAAGCACAAACAGTTCCATTGTTAAAAGCATACGTTCGGCCCAAAATCAAACTGAACCAAACAGGATCACAAGGGTCGTATTTGATTTAAATTCCGCCGTAGGGTACTCTGTCACAATGGGAAGCAATAAAAACAGCATAATAATTTCATTTGACAAAAATGAGATAACAAATATTACAACCGATACAAACGGAAACAAAGACATAATAAGAATTTACGGAAAAAGCGCACCGGCAATAACAGCTTCAAAAGCGGTGCTTCCTTTCAGGCTCAATATTGAAATCCCCAACTCTACAAGCAGCCTCAGCTCCGAATATGAAGCCGACGATTTAAATTATGTTGAAAATATTACAACACAGCACAGCGGCAACTCAACCTCCGTAAAAGTTGAAGTTTCCCGCGATATAGAATACACTGTTAACCAATTCGATACATACACGGAAATAACCATAGAAAAATCGACAGTCGAAAACGCCGTATATGATCCGGGAAGCAATACGCTTATACTTGAAAATAAAGACGGGCTTACGGAAAGCAATTTTTCCTTTACGGATGATTACAGAAACGGAAAATATATAATAACCCTTGACGGAAATTATCAATCCACATACGGTTACGGAAATATTGCCGGCGGGGATTCTTATGTATCCGGTATTACGCTTGCCAATAACGGAGACGGAAAAACTCAGTTTACTGTTAACGAAAATTCCCTTATAGCGCACCGTATAAAGGTTTCAGATGACGAAATAAGGATACAGTTCACATCGCCGCGCAGCATATATGATAAAGTTGTAGTGCTTGATCCCGGCCATGGCGGGACTGACCCGGGTACAAGCGGAAACGGGCTGACCGAAAAAGATATTAACCTCGATATAGCTTTAAAAGTGTATCGGCTCCTTGAAAACGACAGCAGCATAAAAGTATATATAACAAGAATTGACGACAGCTATCCAACAAATGTCAGCCGTGCGAAAATGGGTAATCAGGCGGCCGATCTCTTTGTATCAATCCACCAGAATGCCGCAACGGCGGAAACGCCTCACGGCACCGAAGTTTTATATAATAACCATAACAACGAACCTGCCGGAAACCTTACAAGCAAAATTGCCGCGCAATTTATGCAGAATTATGTTGTAAGCGCTTTAGGTACGGAAAGCCGCGGTATAAAAGAACGTCCAGATCTTATAGTGCTTAACCAAACAACAGTTCCGGCGATACTTATAGAAACATGTTTCCTCTCAAATGCAGGAGACGCGCAGATAATTTCTGATGAGGCAAACCGCCAGAAAGTTGCCGAAGCCATATATTCGGCAATAGTCGATATGCTTAACCAATACAATTACAGGTAA
- a CDS encoding HPr family phosphocarrier protein: MAKKTIIVKKSLDTRHAALFVQTASKFKSNVKIAVDDKIVNAKSLMCIISLGLSEGIEATISAEGEDAEVAVNEVSSVIG; this comes from the coding sequence ATGGCTAAAAAAACAATTATTGTAAAAAAATCTTTAGACACAAGACATGCCGCACTTTTTGTCCAAACAGCAAGCAAATTTAAAAGCAACGTCAAAATTGCCGTTGATGACAAAATAGTTAATGCCAAAAGCCTTATGTGTATTATATCTTTGGGGTTATCCGAAGGGATTGAAGCTACTATCAGCGCTGAAGGGGAAGACGCTGAAGTTGCGGTTAATGAAGTTTCATCGGTTATAGGTTAA
- a CDS encoding helix-turn-helix transcriptional regulator has product MDKNFISNRIDTLCYENNISKRKLSLYLGKSSGYITGLTNCRNYPSIEALIEICDYFKITLSEFFDAGNKDIIKHKAIIKELERVCGSDIESFIKVIRSVSPEQYSSFISFLNGYSQYKGHD; this is encoded by the coding sequence ATGGATAAAAACTTTATATCAAACAGAATAGATACGCTTTGTTACGAAAACAACATTTCCAAAAGGAAGCTGAGTTTATACTTAGGCAAAAGCAGCGGATATATCACAGGACTTACAAACTGCCGGAATTATCCGTCCATTGAAGCGCTAATAGAGATATGCGATTATTTTAAAATAACGTTAAGCGAATTTTTTGACGCCGGAAATAAAGATATTATAAAGCACAAAGCCATAATCAAAGAATTGGAAAGGGTTTGCGGCAGCGATATTGAAAGCTTTATAAAAGTCATAAGATCCGTAAGCCCTGAACAGTACAGTTCGTTCATATCATTTTTAAACGGGTATTCCCAATACAAGGGTCATGATTAG